From Desulfonauticus submarinus, the proteins below share one genomic window:
- a CDS encoding YkgJ family cysteine cluster protein — protein MHCKRCAKCCLTSPPTLHKEDLSLIIEQKILKDKLLVLRKGEIIFDHFKQQYIVLKQELIKIVSTKLGCYFLKNQNCTIYEYRPIECKHFFCQNQQKILEIKDKNLLQRFDIINKNSAIGELISEHEQKCSLQLIKKLLNTKQYSKLEKIIEWDEYLRKSLKDKISIPDNLLNFYFGRPVKEIINNTSHLIIHL, from the coding sequence ATGCATTGTAAACGTTGCGCTAAATGCTGTCTTACCTCTCCCCCCACTCTTCACAAAGAAGACTTATCCCTTATAATTGAACAGAAAATACTAAAAGATAAGCTACTTGTATTAAGAAAAGGTGAAATCATATTTGATCATTTTAAGCAACAATATATTGTCTTAAAACAGGAACTAATTAAAATTGTTAGTACAAAATTAGGATGTTATTTCTTAAAAAATCAAAATTGTACTATTTATGAATATAGACCAATAGAGTGCAAGCATTTCTTCTGTCAAAACCAACAAAAAATTTTAGAAATAAAAGACAAAAATTTATTACAACGCTTTGATATTATAAATAAAAATTCAGCTATTGGCGAGCTCATATCTGAACATGAACAAAAATGCTCTTTACAATTGATAAAAAAACTTCTCAACACAAAACAATATTCTAAATTAGAAAAGATAATAGAGTGGGACGAATATTTAAGAAAATCTTTAAAAGACAAAATATCTATACCTGATAATCTACTCAATTTTTATTTCGGTCGTCCTGTAAAAGAAATAATAAATAACACCTCTCATCTAATCATTCACCTTTAG